The Gordonia mangrovi genome includes the window TCGTCGGACAACCGAGGCGGTCACCGACAGGTGGGAGGTCGAGATGGGCAGAGCGCCGGGATACGACGCCGACGAGGTCATCGAGACTGCGCGGGATCTGTTCTGGACGAGGGGCTTCGACGATGTGTCGGTCAGCGACGTGGAAAAGGCCACCGGCCTGTCGAGATCGAGCATCTACCACGCGTTCGGCAGTATGCGCGGATTGTTCGACGCGGTCGTGCAGAACTATCTGGATGCCGTCGTCCGCCCCCGCTTGCGCGGGTTGCAGGCCGAGATCGTCGCCGATGACGCCTTGGCGGCCTATCTGCACGGGCTGGCCGATGCCATCGCGCGACGCGCGGATGCCGTCGGCGACGTCACCGGCGCGCCGACAGGATGTCTGCTGGTCGCCACCGCCGTCACCTCCCTCGGTGCCGACGGCGCGGTCCGCGAGGTGATCGCGGCCTATCACCACGAACTGCTCCAGGCGGTCACCGCGGGCCTCCGGGCCACCGGCGGCCAGGCTGCCGCCGACCTCGAGCAGCGCGCGAGGGTCGTTGCCGGTGCGGTGATCTCGGCCAATGTGCTGGCGCGCGTGAACGCCGCCGAGGCGGTGCGGTTGCTGCGCGCCACCGCGGATACGGTGGCCGTATCGGTGTGACGTCGGTCCGCCCGTGTGTACTCGGTCGGGCCGATGATGACATGCTGCAGGTCGACACTTGTCGCGCCGACACTCGGCGTCCGATCGGGAAGGTGGACGATGACGGTTTCGTACCAGGGGCAGGACTACTCGTTGGTCATGTTCGACCTCGACGACACCCTGGCCCCGTCCAAGAGTCCGTTACCCGATCAGATGGCGGCGGTGCTGGCCCGCATGCTCGACGACACCATGGGCTGCGTAATCTCCGGCGGTCGTTTCACCCAATTCGAGAAGCAGGTGATCGCCCGTCTGGGGGACTTCCGCGGCGCGGCCAACCTGCACCTGATGCCCACGTGCGGAACGCAGTACGTGCGGTGGTCGGGCACCGAATGGGAGACGGTGTACGCCGAATTCCTCAGCGACGACGAGAAGAAGCGCACGCTCGACGTCCTCGAAACCGGGGCCAGGGAACTCGGGCTGTGGGAGACGCAGACGTGGGGCCCGATCCTGGAGGACCGGGGCAGCCAGATCACCTTCAGCGCATTGGGGCAGACGGCGCCGGTCGACGCCAAGTCCGCCTGGGATCCCGACGGGGCGAAGAAGGAAGCCCTGCGCGCCTACGCCGCCGAGCGACTCCCGGATCTGGAGGTCCGCAGTGGCGGGTCGACATCGGTCGACGTGACCAAGAAGGGCATCGACAAGGCCTACGGTGCCCGCAAACTCATGGACATCCTGAACCTGGATATCGGCGACATCCTCTTCTTCGGCGACCGGCTCGACGAGGGCGGCAACGACCGTCCGGTGCAGGACCTCGGCATCACATCGATCGCCGTGGACGGCTGGGAGGACACCCACGCCAAACTGTCGGCGATCGTCGGCTGAACGGCCGCGTCAGTCTGTCGGCTGTGACACCGCCTGCACCCGCTGGGAACCCGCGGCCACCCGGAACGACCGCGCGTGATACCGGCCGGTGCGCGGATCGGTCTTCTCGTTGACGAAATACCAGTCCATCTGGGCCGCCGACGGCGTGACCGTGAGCACCGCATATCCATGCGCGTCGAAGTCGTTCCAGCGCACATGTCGATTCGCGGTCATGATCGCCGCGGGCACCGCGTTGCCGACGGTGTGTTCGGGCACCTCGAGGATGTCGTCGACATTCGACGACGTCACCGACGGCACCACCAGTTCGGTGGCGACGGTGCCGGCGGCGGGATAGCGGGCCGGGTCGACCGGGATGTCGCAGGCCCACGACGAGTGGATGTCTCCGGTGATGAACACCACGTTGTCGACATCGTTGCGTCGGATCGCCTCGAGCAGTCGGCTCCGGTCGGCGGTGTAACCGTCCCACTGATCGGCGTTGTAGGGCACGCCCTGCCGCGGCAGCCCGAGTACCTCGGTGAGAGCCGCGGCATTGCGTTCGTCGAGCGGCGGCACCAGGACGGGCGAGATCATCACCGGGTTGCCGACGATGCGCCATCGCGTCGTCGACGATGTCAGACTGTCTGTCAGCCAATTCATCTGGGCAGTACCCGTGATGCTGCGGGCCGGGTCGTCGACGCCGCGAGACGTGGGGGAGACCTGTTGATCGCGGTAGGTGCGCAGGTCCAGCATCGACAGCTCCAGCAACCGGCCGAAGCCGAGCCGGCGGTAGAGGTGGCGGCCGGTGCGGCCGGCCGCCGGCCGCACCGGCATCCACTCGTAGTAGGCCTTCTCGGAGGCCGCCTTACGCGCCGCCCAGGGGCCCTCGCTCGCGTCATGGTTCTCCGCGCCACCCTTCCACGAGTCGTTCGCGGACTCGTGGTCGTCCCAGGTGCAGATCCACGGCAGCGTGCGATGCAACTCGGCGAGGTCGGGGTCGGTCTTGTACTGCGCGTGCCGCATCCGGTAGTCGCGCAGGGTGATCGTCTCGTTGGTAGGGGAGACGGGCCGCACGACGCCGGATTTGCCGGTGTATCCGCCGCTCTCGTACTCGTAGAAGTAGTCGCCGAGATGCACGATGGCGGTGAGGTCGCGATGCGCCCGCAGATGGCGGTAGGCTCCGAAATAGCCTGCCTCCCAATTGGAACACGACACGACACCGAAGCGCACGCGGCTCACGTCGGCGTTGGGGGCGGGAGCGGTGCGCGTGTATCCGACGGGGGAGACCGTGCCCACCGCCGGGCCGGAGGTCACCCGGAACCGGTACGCATATCGGGTGTTCGCGCCCAGACCGGTGACATCGACCTTCACGGTGTGATCCGTGCCGGCCGAGGTGGTCACGGCACCGGAGGCGACGATCGCGGCGAACGAACCGTCGCGGGCGACCTCCCACGTGACCCCGGTGGCCGGGCCGAGACCCGAGCCCGGGCGGGCCGAGGGGGTCGGCGTCACCCTGGTCCACAGGATCACCCCGTCGGGCAGCGGGTCGCCGGAGGCCACGCCGTGGGCGAAGACGGACGTACCCACCGGAACCGCAGATGCCGTACCGGCCACAACGGGTAGCGCGGCGGCTCCGGTGACCACGGCACCGGTCCGGAGGAACGTGCGGCGTGAGGTACTCGCCCGGTCGACATTCGGACCGGATGGTTGATCGGACATCATCCCCCAATTCGGGCGCACGGGGTCCTGGCGATCAGCCAGGTGCCGGGCGCGGTTACATCGCCGAACATCATGCGCCATCACGCTCGGCGGAAGCGAGCGATCGGGAGAACCGGTCATGTGACCTGCTGGGCGTTTTGCCGCATGGTCGCCGAACGTTCACCTGACCGTTCGGCGGAGTGTGGCGCGGTGAACAGCGTATTCGGTGTGCCGACCTGGACCCGGTAGCGGCCTGTGCTGCCCGACGCCCGATACTGGGGGACAATCGACGACCCGTCCACGAGGAGGCCGGGTCGTGCCGACGTGGTGAGGAGAAGACGTGTCCGAGCTGGTACCGCTCCGGGTGCAGTTGGTGGCCGCGACCGAGTTCACCCCTCCGCCGGATGTCGACTGGAGCACCGACGCCGACGGTGGTGAGGCGCTGGTCGAGTTCTCCGGACGTGCCTGCTACGAGAGCTGGGACAAACCGAATCCCCGGACCGCCACGAACGCCGGCTATCTGCGGCACATCCTCGAGGTGGGGCACACCTCGCTGCTCGAGCACGCGTCGGTGACCTTTTACATCACCGGGATCTCGCGCTCATGCACCCATGAACTGATCCGGCACCGACATTTCTCCTACTCGCAGTTGTCGCAGCGGTTCGTGCCCGAACGTGACGCCAACGTCGTCGCCCCGCCCGCGATACGAGGGGATGCGGAACTGGAGGCCCTGTTCACCGAGGCCACCGACGCCTCGCGAAAGGCCTACAGCGAGCTGCTCGACGCCTTGGAAGCCAAGTTCGCCGACGTGCCCAACGCGATCCTGCGCCGCAAACAGGCGCGACAGGCGGCGCGATCGGTGCTGCCGAATGCCACCGAGACCAGGATTGTGGTGACCGGCAACTATCGGGCCTGGCGGCACTTCGTCGGGATGCGGGCCACCGAACACGCCGATGTCGAGATCCGGCAACTCGCCGTCGAATGCCTGCGCCACCTGATGCAGGTCGCGCCGACGGTCTTCGGTGACTTCGAGATCAGCACCCTGTCGGATGGCACCGAGGTAGCCACCTCGCCCTTCGTGCTCGAGGGCTGACCGACTCGGGTGAATGGTGTCGGTCTCACCCGCCGCTCAGCCGTGCTGTCCGGTTTGGCGCAGCGCCCGACGTCGCGAATGAAATCGGTACACGCCGCATGACGCGGCGGTGTCGATGGCGGCGGCATGTCTGGCCACACTCGCTGCTGCGGTGATTCCCGCGCCCGGCAATGCGGCTCCGGCCGTCCCGGTGGCACATCAGGCAACCGAGATGCCACCGTGTCCCCAACAGCTGCTGAGTATGAATCCGGACGACGGGAGTTTTCAGGCATACGCCCGGCAGCTGGTGTCGCAGGGCAACGGATTGACCCGGGGCCCGGATGGAAGCATCTACGCCTCCAACGATCTGGCGGCATCCCTCGACAAGATCCTGCCGAACGGCCACGTCATCAAGGGGTTCTACCAGGGTGGCGGTACCAACGGCGGCACGGTCAGCAAAGACGGGAAGACGCTGTACGTCACCGAGACCTTCACTCTCGACGCCAAGGTGCTCGCCATCGACACGACGACCGGGGAACCTGTATGTGGCCGCGTGGGGCGCGGGTCAGGTGTGGCGGATCTCGGCCGACGGCGAGTCGTCGTGCGTGCTGATGGCCGGTGAACTGCTTCCGGCGGGGCTCGTCGTCGGAAAGAAGGGCACCCGGTTCGCGCCGAACAGTCCGTTCGTGCTGACCCATGGCGGCCGCATACTGGAGATCCCGAACGCGGTCCCGACGCCGCGCTCGGCGACCTGAGCCGCGCCGCGACGGGGTGTCCGGCCCGTGGGTGCCGACGGTGCGACCTGACCACTTGGTACCTGCGGGCCGACCCGCTGCGACACAGTGCGCCCACACGCAGATGCGCACTGCGGAGAAGGTAGCCTTGAGCACCATGAACGCAGGCGCAGACCAGCCGCAGGACCACCCGTTCGGGACCATCGCCGTCGCGATGGTGACCCCGTTCACCCCCGATGGTGCGCTGGATCTGGACAAGGCCGCCGAGCTCGCCGACCACCTCGTGTCCAAGGGCTGTGACGGCCTGATCGTCTCGGGCACCACCGGCGAGTCGCCCACCACCACCGTGCCGGAGAAGCTCGACCTGCTGCGTGTCGTGCTCGACGCGGTCGGCGACCGTGCGCGCATCACCCAGGGTGCCGGTAGCTACGACACCGCCGAGAGCGTGCGTTTCTCGACCGAGGCGGAGAAGATCGGCGCACACGGACTTCTCGTCGTCACGCCGTACTACTCGAAACCGCCCCAGGCCGGGCTGTTGGCGCACTTCCGCACCATCGCCGACTGCACGGATCTGCCGGTGCTGCTCTACGACATCCCGCCTCGCTCGGTGGTCCCCATCGCCAACGAGACGATGCTCGCTCTCGCCGAGCACCCACGCATCAAGGGGGTCAAGGACGCCAAGGGCGACCTGCACTCCGCCGCCGGCATCATCGCCTCCACCGATCTCGAGTACCTGTCCGGTGAGGACGCGCTCAACCTGCCGTGGCTGTCGGTCGGCGCGACCGGCTTCGTCAGTGTCATCGGGCACCTGGTCGCGGATCGGTTGCGCGAGATGCAGATCGCCTTCGACAAGGGCGACGTCCGCACCGCCCGGGAGATCAACACGTCGATGCTGCCGCTGGTGAATGCGATGGGACGCCTCGGCGGCGTCACGATGGTCAAGGCGTCGCTGCGCATCCTGGGACTCGATGTGGGCCACCCGCGCCTCCCGCAGGTGCCGGCCGACGGTCCGCAGATCGAGGCGCTGATCGCGGATCTGCGCGCGGCGGGTGTACTGGACCGATGACCGAACCGACCCGTCGTCGCCGATCCGCACGTCGCCAGGCCGGGCCCCCGGCCCCGCCCGCTGATCCGCCGGCCCCCACCGCCGAGCCGACGAACTCAGAGCCCACGAACTCAGAGCCCACGAACTCAGAGCCCACGAACTCAGAGCCCACGAGCCGACAGTCCAAGAGCTCGAAGTCCAAGAGTCCAGAGCCGAAACACGCTGCCGCGCAGGCGGAACGGCCACAATCCGACGGCTTGCGGTCCGGCGGAGGTCGACACGAGCGTCGGGATCGCCGCGGAGACAACCGAAATCGCGGCCAGCAGAAGCAACAACCGGCCGTGGTGCCCGCCGTGGACCGGTTGGGCACTCCGCCGCGCGCGCCCCGCAACGGACTGCGGATCGTCGCGCTCGGCGGGATCGGCGAGATCGGTCGCAACATGACCGTATTCGAATACGGCGGCCGACTGCTGATCGTCGACTGCGGTGTCCTGTTTCCCGAAGACGCCCAGCCCGGGGTCGACCTGATCCTGCCGGACTTCACCTACATCGAGGACCGGATGGATGACGTGGACGCGATCATCCTCACCCACGGCCACGAGGATCACATCGGCGCCGTGCCGTTCCTGCTGCGTCTGCGCAGCGACATCCCCGTCATCGGCTCCACGTTCACCCTGGCCCTGGTCGAGGCCAAGTGTCGTGAGCACCGGCTGCGCCCGAAACTCGTGCGGGTCACCGAGGGCGAGCGCACCACCCACGGCCCGTTCGAGTGTGAGTACTTCGCGGTCAACCACTCCATCCCGGATGCGATCGCGGTCGCGATCCGCACCGGCGCCGGGGTGGCGCTGCACACCGGCGACATCAAACTCGACCAGCTCCCGCTCGACGGTCGGCTCACCGACCTCGCCGGGTTCAGCCGGCTCGGTGACGAAGGTGTCGACCTGTTCCTCGTCGATTCGACCAACGCCGAGGTGCCGGGATTCGTCACCCCGGAACGCGAGATCGGCGGGGTCCTCGACCAGGTGATCGGCCGGGCCAGGCAGCGGGTGATCGTCGCGTCGTTCGCCAGCCATGTGCACCGCATCCAGCAGATCGTCGACGTCGCGCACGCACACAACCGGCGCATCTGCTTTGTCGGGCGGTCGATGGTGCGCAACATGCAGATCGCCCAGGATCTCGGCTACCTGTCGGTGCCCGACGGCGTCCTGGTGGACCTCGACACCGCGGCCACGCTGCCCGATCACCGGCTGGTGTTGATCTCGACGGGCTCGCAGGGGGAACCGCTGTCCGCGCTGTCGCGGATGGCCCGGGGTGAGCACCGGCAGATCAACATCCGCGCCGACGACCTGGTGGTGCTGGCGTCCTCGCTGATCCCGGGCAACGAGAACTCGGTGTTCGCCGTGGTCAACGGGCTCGCCAAGCGTGGCGCCACCGTCATCACCCAACAGAGCGCCAAGGTGCACGTCTCGGGTCACGCGTCGGCAGGGGAACTGTTGTACCTGTACAACGCGGTTCGGCCGTCCAACGTGATGCCGGTGCACGGTGAATGGCGACACCTGCGGGCCAATTCGGCGCTGGCCGTGGCCACCGGTGTGGCCGAGGACCGAGTGGTTCTCGCCGAGGACGGTGTGGTGGTCGACCTGGTCGACGGCCGTGCATCGATCACCGGGCGCATCCCGGTCGGGCACGTGTACGTCGACGGATTGTCGGTCGGCGACGTCGGCGAGTCGACCCTGTCGGAGCGTCTGGTGCTGGGCGAAGGCGGGTTCATCTCGATCACCATCGCGATCGATGCCGCCAGTGGCCGGGCGGTCTCCGCCCCGGAGGTCTCCGGACGCGGCTTCTCCGACGACCCGGACGCCTTGAAGGCGGCCGCCGATCTCGTCGACCAGGCCCTCGACGCGCTCGCCGCGGAGGGCATCACCGATGCCCACCGGATCGCGCAAACCATCCGGCGCGCCGTCGGGCGGTGGGTTGCCGAGACCTATCGTCGACGGCCGATGATCGTGCCGACCGTGCTCGCCGTCGGTTCCTGAGCGTCCTCGGCGGTGTCGAGCGTTCGTTAGGGTGAACGGGTGACCTTCGCACAAGACGAACGCGCTGCCCTGGTCGATACGCTCCGGTCCGTCGGACCCGAGGCGCCCACGCTCTGCGCCGGATGGACGGCCAAAGATCTGCTGGCCCATCTGGTCGTGCGGGAGCGACGCCCGGACACCGCACCCGGCATCATGATCCCGGCCTTCGCCGGGCACACCGAGAAGGTGCGCGCCGGCGCGGCCGCAGGCTCCTGGGACACCATGCTCGAGCAGTTGGCCGGCGGGCCGCCGCTGTATTCGCCGCTCAAGGTGGTCGACCGATGGGCCAACCTCGCCGAGATGTTCGTCCACCACGAGGACGTCCTGCGTGGCGCCGCCCGGCCCGATCAGACCTGGACACCGCGTGAACTGTCTGCCGAACTCCAGGAGGCGCTGATCGCGCCGGCCAAATCCATGAGCAAGATGACGCTGAAGGGCTCGCCGGCCCGGGTCACGCTGCGGACCCGCGACGCCCGCGACCTGGTGACCGTCGGTACCGGGCCGGAGGTGATCGTCATCGGTCATCCGGGCGAGTTGCTGCTGTTCGCCTTCGGTCGTGCGCCCGTCGACGTCGTGTTCGACGGCGACGACCAGGCGGTTGCGGCGGTCCGTGCGGCCAAGCGGGGCCTCTGATCCCGACCGTCGACCCGGTCGGTTACGAATCCGACACGTGATCGCGTTACCAGTGTTGCCCATGTGACTGGCGGGGTGTCCGGCGACTAGTCTGTCGGCATGGCTTCGAAAGCAACCGCCGGTGCCCAGAAGAAGGGCGCAGCGAAGACGGGTGCGACCAAGGCGAGGTCGACCACGACGCGGGCCCGCGCGACCGCTGGAACTGCGAAGACAGGGGCACGGTCCGGCAGCTCCCGCCGCTCCTCGGGCACACGACCGGCCGGGACGTCGAAGCGCGGCGCAGCGTCGTCGCGTCAGGCCGACGCGTCGGCCGACATCCATCGGCGGTCGGTCGCGGCGAGCGGTGCGTCGGTGGTCGGCCGAGGCCTCGGAGCGGGATGGTCGTTGATGGCGCGCGGTGTCGGCAGCATCGCTCGCGCCGGTGGGGGCTCGCCATCGGGATCGCGCACCGACAGCGATTCCCCGGTCGACGACGATGTGCTCGACGGGTTGGCGGATTCCGACGACGAGATCGTCGACGACGGATTCGACCTCGACGGCCCGATCGTCGACGAGAACTCCGGCAGGCGCTCACCGGCGCGACGACGGCCGGTGCAGGGGACGGCGCGCGACCTCAGCGGGCACACCCACCGGCGCGACGGGGCCGCCCTCGCGGTGCTCGCGGGCGGGTTGCTCGTCGGTGCCAGCGTCTGGTTCGGCGCGGCCGGCCCGGTCGGGGCGTTCATCGAAGCATTGATCCGCGCCATCGTCGGTGGGGTGTCGGTCGTGGTGCCCTTGGCCCTGGTCGCTCTATCGGTCATGCTGATGAGGCGTCCACCGAATCCGCAGCAACGCGCGCGCTACCTGGGGGCCGGCTTGCTGATCGTGCTCCCGATACTCGGGCTCATCCATCTGGTCGCCGGCGCTCCCGAGGATCTGCCGGGTCGCTCGGCGGCCGGTGGCTTCCTGGGGTTCGCGGTGGGCACGCCGCTGACCAACGGTGTCACCGCGTGGATCTCGGTTCCGATCCTGGTGCTGTGCGTGTCGTTCGGGCTCCTGATCCTCAGCGGCAAGACCGTGCGCGAGGTCGCCGACGGGGTGGTCGGATATCTGGGACTGGGCGGCCAGCACACATTCGACGACCCTGCCCGCTACGACGATGTCGCTCCGTGGGACGACCTCGACGACGAGGGGTTCGACGCTCCGGCGGATCGTGACGACGACCGCGGGGACAGCCGGGATGGGGAGGTGACCGAGGTCCTCGACACCCGAGCGAGGTACTCCGCCGATCCCTACGACAACTATCCGCCCGATGCAGATCCGGCGCCGCGCAGTCGCCGGCGTCGGCGCCCGGCGGATCCCGACGTCGACGCCGCCGACTTCGCCGCGGCCACGACGGTTCCGTTCGACGACGAGGTCACCGAACAGATCGGCCGCCCGGACGAACCGGCGTCCGCGCCGGCCGGCGTCGGCAGCCGCGCTCGGGCGCAGGCCGATCGCGCCACCCCGAAGCCCACGCCGAGCGCCCCGACGCCTACCGAAGCCGACTCCGACGATCTGCCGGGCGCCGGCCTGGTCGAGCGGGTGCTCGACGGTGAATATCACCTACCCCCCTCGTCGTTGCTCATCGACGGCGATCCCCCGAAACAGGGCGGCCGGTCCAACGACGACATGATCGACCGCATCGGAGGTGTGCTCGAACAGTTCAAGATCAATGCCGCCGTCACCGGGTACACCCGCGGTCCGACGGTCACCCGGTACGAGGTCGAGCTCGGGCCGGGCGTCAAGGTCGAGAAGATCACCGCGCTGCAGCGCAACATCGCCTACGCCGTCGCCACCGACAACGTCCGGCTGCTGGCCCCGATCCCGGGCAAATCCGCGGTCGG containing:
- a CDS encoding TetR/AcrR family transcriptional regulator, producing MGRAPGYDADEVIETARDLFWTRGFDDVSVSDVEKATGLSRSSIYHAFGSMRGLFDAVVQNYLDAVVRPRLRGLQAEIVADDALAAYLHGLADAIARRADAVGDVTGAPTGCLLVATAVTSLGADGAVREVIAAYHHELLQAVTAGLRATGGQAAADLEQRARVVAGAVISANVLARVNAAEAVRLLRATADTVAVSV
- the dapA gene encoding 4-hydroxy-tetrahydrodipicolinate synthase → MNAGADQPQDHPFGTIAVAMVTPFTPDGALDLDKAAELADHLVSKGCDGLIVSGTTGESPTTTVPEKLDLLRVVLDAVGDRARITQGAGSYDTAESVRFSTEAEKIGAHGLLVVTPYYSKPPQAGLLAHFRTIADCTDLPVLLYDIPPRSVVPIANETMLALAEHPRIKGVKDAKGDLHSAAGIIASTDLEYLSGEDALNLPWLSVGATGFVSVIGHLVADRLREMQIAFDKGDVRTAREINTSMLPLVNAMGRLGGVTMVKASLRILGLDVGHPRLPQVPADGPQIEALIADLRAAGVLDR
- a CDS encoding alkaline phosphatase D family protein; the protein is MMSDQPSGPNVDRASTSRRTFLRTGAVVTGAAALPVVAGTASAVPVGTSVFAHGVASGDPLPDGVILWTRVTPTPSARPGSGLGPATGVTWEVARDGSFAAIVASGAVTTSAGTDHTVKVDVTGLGANTRYAYRFRVTSGPAVGTVSPVGYTRTAPAPNADVSRVRFGVVSCSNWEAGYFGAYRHLRAHRDLTAIVHLGDYFYEYESGGYTGKSGVVRPVSPTNETITLRDYRMRHAQYKTDPDLAELHRTLPWICTWDDHESANDSWKGGAENHDASEGPWAARKAASEKAYYEWMPVRPAAGRTGRHLYRRLGFGRLLELSMLDLRTYRDQQVSPTSRGVDDPARSITGTAQMNWLTDSLTSSTTRWRIVGNPVMISPVLVPPLDERNAAALTEVLGLPRQGVPYNADQWDGYTADRSRLLEAIRRNDVDNVVFITGDIHSSWACDIPVDPARYPAAGTVATELVVPSVTSSNVDDILEVPEHTVGNAVPAAIMTANRHVRWNDFDAHGYAVLTVTPSAAQMDWYFVNEKTDPRTGRYHARSFRVAAGSQRVQAVSQPTD
- a CDS encoding FtsK/SpoIIIE family DNA translocase, with the translated sequence MASKATAGAQKKGAAKTGATKARSTTTRARATAGTAKTGARSGSSRRSSGTRPAGTSKRGAASSRQADASADIHRRSVAASGASVVGRGLGAGWSLMARGVGSIARAGGGSPSGSRTDSDSPVDDDVLDGLADSDDEIVDDGFDLDGPIVDENSGRRSPARRRPVQGTARDLSGHTHRRDGAALAVLAGGLLVGASVWFGAAGPVGAFIEALIRAIVGGVSVVVPLALVALSVMLMRRPPNPQQRARYLGAGLLIVLPILGLIHLVAGAPEDLPGRSAAGGFLGFAVGTPLTNGVTAWISVPILVLCVSFGLLILSGKTVREVADGVVGYLGLGGQHTFDDPARYDDVAPWDDLDDEGFDAPADRDDDRGDSRDGEVTEVLDTRARYSADPYDNYPPDADPAPRSRRRRRPADPDVDAADFAAATTVPFDDEVTEQIGRPDEPASAPAGVGSRARAQADRATPKPTPSAPTPTEADSDDLPGAGLVERVLDGEYHLPPSSLLIDGDPPKQGGRSNDDMIDRIGGVLEQFKINAAVTGYTRGPTVTRYEVELGPGVKVEKITALQRNIAYAVATDNVRLLAPIPGKSAVGIEVPNTDREMVRLADVLKAPKTRKDTHPLVIGLGKDIEGEFVSANLAKMPHLLVAGSTGSGKSSFVNSMLVSLLTRATPEDVRMILIDPKMVELTPYEGIPHLITPIITQPKKAAAALAWLVEEMEQRYQDMKASRVRHIDDFNAKVRSGEITTPLGSERVYKPYPYIMAIVDELADLMMTAPRDVEDAIVRITQKARAAGIHLVLATQRPSVDVVTGLIKTNVPSRLAFATSSLTDSRVILDQPGAEKLIGMGDGLFLPMGANKPIRMQGAFITDEEIQAVVDYTREQSEPDYTEGVTTAKAGDKKEIDGDIGNDLDDLLQAIELVVSSQFGSTSMLQRKLRVGFAKAGRLMDLMETRGVVGPSEGSKAREVLVKPEDLAGVITSITGGAEAGDEG
- a CDS encoding HAD-IIB family hydrolase, which codes for MTVSYQGQDYSLVMFDLDDTLAPSKSPLPDQMAAVLARMLDDTMGCVISGGRFTQFEKQVIARLGDFRGAANLHLMPTCGTQYVRWSGTEWETVYAEFLSDDEKKRTLDVLETGARELGLWETQTWGPILEDRGSQITFSALGQTAPVDAKSAWDPDGAKKEALRAYAAERLPDLEVRSGGSTSVDVTKKGIDKAYGARKLMDILNLDIGDILFFGDRLDEGGNDRPVQDLGITSIAVDGWEDTHAKLSAIVG
- a CDS encoding ribonuclease J, with the protein product MTEPTRRRRSARRQAGPPAPPADPPAPTAEPTNSEPTNSEPTNSEPTNSEPTSRQSKSSKSKSPEPKHAAAQAERPQSDGLRSGGGRHERRDRRGDNRNRGQQKQQPAVVPAVDRLGTPPRAPRNGLRIVALGGIGEIGRNMTVFEYGGRLLIVDCGVLFPEDAQPGVDLILPDFTYIEDRMDDVDAIILTHGHEDHIGAVPFLLRLRSDIPVIGSTFTLALVEAKCREHRLRPKLVRVTEGERTTHGPFECEYFAVNHSIPDAIAVAIRTGAGVALHTGDIKLDQLPLDGRLTDLAGFSRLGDEGVDLFLVDSTNAEVPGFVTPEREIGGVLDQVIGRARQRVIVASFASHVHRIQQIVDVAHAHNRRICFVGRSMVRNMQIAQDLGYLSVPDGVLVDLDTAATLPDHRLVLISTGSQGEPLSALSRMARGEHRQINIRADDLVVLASSLIPGNENSVFAVVNGLAKRGATVITQQSAKVHVSGHASAGELLYLYNAVRPSNVMPVHGEWRHLRANSALAVATGVAEDRVVLAEDGVVVDLVDGRASITGRIPVGHVYVDGLSVGDVGESTLSERLVLGEGGFISITIAIDAASGRAVSAPEVSGRGFSDDPDALKAAADLVDQALDALAAEGITDAHRIAQTIRRAVGRWVAETYRRRPMIVPTVLAVGS
- a CDS encoding YncE family protein, which encodes MAAACLATLAAAVIPAPGNAAPAVPVAHQATEMPPCPQQLLSMNPDDGSFQAYARQLVSQGNGLTRGPDGSIYASNDLAASLDKILPNGHVIKGFYQGGGTNGGTVSKDGKTLYVTETFTLDAKVLAIDTTTGEPVCGRVGRGSGVADLGRRRVVVRADGR
- the thyX gene encoding FAD-dependent thymidylate synthase, which produces MSELVPLRVQLVAATEFTPPPDVDWSTDADGGEALVEFSGRACYESWDKPNPRTATNAGYLRHILEVGHTSLLEHASVTFYITGISRSCTHELIRHRHFSYSQLSQRFVPERDANVVAPPAIRGDAELEALFTEATDASRKAYSELLDALEAKFADVPNAILRRKQARQAARSVLPNATETRIVVTGNYRAWRHFVGMRATEHADVEIRQLAVECLRHLMQVAPTVFGDFEISTLSDGTEVATSPFVLEG
- a CDS encoding TIGR03085 family metal-binding protein, with the protein product MTFAQDERAALVDTLRSVGPEAPTLCAGWTAKDLLAHLVVRERRPDTAPGIMIPAFAGHTEKVRAGAAAGSWDTMLEQLAGGPPLYSPLKVVDRWANLAEMFVHHEDVLRGAARPDQTWTPRELSAELQEALIAPAKSMSKMTLKGSPARVTLRTRDARDLVTVGTGPEVIVIGHPGELLLFAFGRAPVDVVFDGDDQAVAAVRAAKRGL